From the genome of Alicyclobacillus sp. SO9:
GGTCTTCAACGCTCTTGGATTGCAGATCTGCATGTCCTTCAAGTGCTGCATTTAATTTTGAAACATAGCCGCCGTGGTGTTTGTCATGGTGGATCTCCATTGTCAAAGCGTCAATGTGTGGTTCCAATGCATCAAAAGAATAAGGTAAGGCTGGTAGTTCGTGTGCCATTTACTATTCCCCTCCTATGTAAGCTAATTTGGTCTTGCCTTTCTTCATCTTAAAGCAATCAAATTAAGGAATCAAATTGCTGGGGGACGATTATTGTTTGTCAATCACTAATTTTATGATAGAGACCTCCTGTTCTCCATTTGTGCTAAGACGTTCATACCCAATTCATAACCAGTTCATAACCAATTTTGGATTGAAGGCATGCTTACTGTGTACAAGAATATTTGAACCATATCCGTATTGATGGTATACATAAGGAGATAAGGTGGGACAAGACTAGGCTTCCTTATTGGACGAGTTGAACTAAAATGAACTGATTTTATGTCTTAGGCGGTGACTTTACTGATGAGTCTGTTAAGTGGAAAAACCATCTTGGTTATGGGTGTTGCGAATAAGCGAAGCATTGCTTGGGGAATCGCGACCTCGGCGTACAAGCAAGGTGCACGGTTGGCGTTCACATGCTTAAGTGAACGTGAAAAAGCGAAAGTTGAGAGCTTGGTTCAGGAAGACATGCCGGGAGAAGAGTTCCCCGTTGTGATTTGTAACGTCGCTGAGGACGAATCTCTTGATGCGGCTTTTGCCGAACTAAGAACACGTGTTGGGGTCCTGCACGGCGTAGCGCACGCAGTTGCCTTTGCGAAAACAGAGGAGCTGCAAGGAGAGTACGCGGATACATCGCGTGACGGATATCTGCTTGCTCAAAACATCAGCGTGTACTCTTTGGTCGGCGTTGCTCGGCGTGCACGTGACTTGATGACTGAAGGCGGAAGCATAGTAACCCTTACATACCTTGGCGGCGAACGAGTGGTCGAGAACTACAACGTAATGGGTGTTGCGAAGGCTGCTCTGGACGCAAGTATGCGTTATCTGGCCAAAGACTTGGGTTCTCAAGATATCCGTGTTAACGCAATTTCGTCGGGTCCAATCCGAACGGTCTCGGCTAAGGGTGTTCATGACTTCAACAAGATTGTAAATACGTTGGCTGAGCGCGCACCCTTGGGCCGCTCGACAAATCAGGAAGAAGTTGGGGACGTTGCTTCGTTCCTGTTTAGCAATCTTGGTCGCGGCGTAACGGGGGAAATTATTCACGTCGACGGCGGTTTTCACATTCTTGGATTCTAGAACGCTGAGTAGAAAATGAGGAAGCGCTAAAGCAGCGAGAAACGTACGCAGATACGTACTCGCTGCTTTTTGCAAAGTTCTCCGGACGAATTTTCACAGCAGGCCTTTCTAAGCAGTGGCTTGTTGTTGATCAACCCTTGCTAAATCGTTGCAGCAGGCCTTTCTAGACACTTGCCTCTTGCTGAGGCGTCGTGCTCAACGGTCGCAACCTGCGCTGGAGGCGGGGTGCGACAGCCTGCGCGGTTACTGTGTCGTGAGTTACTACAGTGTCATGAGTTACACAATTGTCAGTCCGCATCGTGCCGCGTCAAGGCTCATCGCAAGTGTCAAAGGGTCAAATGTCAGGACTTACGTGGTCTTCGGCTTTACTTCCGACAGCTTCTGTAATGTGATGAAATCCGTTGTGTGCAAGAAGTGCTTCAAGCTCAGTCACAATTTCCGCGATGACTGGGGGCCCTTTATAGATGAATGCTGTGTAGATTTGCAAAAGACTTGCTCCAGCGCAGATCTTCTCATAGGCATCTTCTGCGGAAAAGACGCCTCCCGATCCGATGATGGGAATGGCACCTTGAGTTGCTTGGTACAAAAGACGAATAACCTGGGTAGACCTCTGTGCCAATGGCCGACCGCTGAGTCCTCCGCTTTGGAGCTTATTTGCGGATAAAAGCTTTGGCCTGTCAAGCGTAGTATTTGTGGCAATAAAACCGTCAACACCGATACCGGCAAGCGACTTCCCAAGTGATTGTACTGCAGAATCCGAAAGGTCCGGCGAGAGTTTGACTAAAACTGGCGGGCGATGAGGTTGGACCGTATCCTCATGTGCCCTGTACAATTCGTCTCGTTTTGCCAGTACGCGCTCGACTAATGGAATGAGTGAGTGTTCTGTCTGCAGGTCTCTAAGACCCGGGGTATTAGGAGAACTTACATTAATTACAATGTAGTCTCCAAGGGGATAGAGGGTTTCCATCAGTTCCACATAGTCATCTGCGGCACGGTCGTTTGCAGTAATCTTGTTCTTTCCAAAGTTAATCCCCACGGTTCCAATACGACGCTTTTTCAGGAGGTTTTTTCGCAAAGCCGCTTCGCCGTGGTTATTAAAACCCATGCGATTTATTAGTGCACCGTCTTCAATCAACCGAAAGAGACGAGGCTTGTCGTTCCCTGGTTGCTCCTTTGGAGTCACAGTACCAACTTCAACAAAGGAGAAACCCGCGTCGAACAGCGCATTGACGGCGACACCGTCCTTATCAAGACCTGCAGCGAGTCCGACGGGATGTGAAAAATTCAGCCCCCACAAGGACTGCTGCAAAAGTGGAGAAGGACGGGGAGTGACGGTGAGCCAATGTGCTGCGGACGGAAACAGCGATAACAAGCGCATTGTGGTGATGTGCGCTCGTTCGGCATCCATGCGAAACAGCGCGTTGCGAATCAACGGGTACATGTTAGGGTTTCGACCTCCACATTAAACGTTTCCAACCTGTCAGATAGTGTATCACGGACAGGTCATAGTGTATCACTGACAAGTCATATCGACTATGCATTTTGCGTGAATCGGTGCAGGCTCTGTGGCAGACATGAACTTTGGCCGCACAGTTGTGGTTGGTGGGCTTTGTACTGCAGATTCGCTTTACCCTTTCGTGTTTGTTCGATAAACTTGTCACAGATTGCCGGCGACACTCGTCATATGGGTGAGGTGTCTGCTGAGGAGGTGCAGTGCCTCTTGTCTGAGGCGAAGCAAGACTCTACAGACATCCAGTTATTAAACGAATGGATGAACCTGTTTGGCACTGACGTACTCAATGTTGCGTACTCATATATCCGAAATTACGCAGAGGCGCAGGATATCACTCAAGACGTGTTTTTGCGGGCGTATCGAAACATGGATAAATTTCGGTCCGAAAGCAGCGTGCGTACTTGGCTGCTGTCTATAACGGTAAATCGTTGCAAGGATTATCTTCGCTCCTGGCATCACCGCAATGTCGCGCCTGAGGAAGACATAGAACCGACAGGTGTTCAGGAGACGCCGGAGCAACGAGTGGTGGACAGCCTTGAGCAGGAGGCATTATGGAATGAAGTTGGCAAATTGTCTGTGAAGTATCGTGAAGTTTTGACACTGTTTTATCTACGTGATCTGAGCGGCCAAGAAATCGCCCAGGTGCTGAATATTTCCGAGCAAAGTGTGCGGACCAGGCTGCATCGAGCGCGAAAATTACTTCGAAATCTGCTTGAGGAGGAGGGGTGGAATAATGAATCACAATCATGAAGACAGATTTGAAGCTGAACTTCGACACCTCAAGGAAATCCCCTTTCCAAAGGAACTTCAAGACAGGATTTTGAGGGAAGCACGTCAGATAAACCGTGTCCCAGAGCGCAGTCTGCGTTGGCGTCGTAATTGGACTCCATGGCTGGCTGGTGTTGGAGGGGTAGGCACGGCTGCGGCTCTGTTAGTAGGTGTTATTGGACATCGAACTCATCCAACTGAGCAGAAGTTGTCTACGTCTGGAAAGGGTGCTGCCTACAACCTGCAAAAATCCAAGCTTCATGTGCTGAATGTGCAGATTGGGACGATTCCTGGAGAACCTAAGGATTCCAGTGTTAAAGCTACAATAGAAAACACAGGAACACAGACGCTTAACCGGAGTGACGTATTCGGCGTTTTGGCCTTTCCGCGCAGTGTGGCTCAGAAATCCCTGCTTAACAGTGATTCCCTGACCTTCGTGAATGGGCCGCAACAACCGCTTGCTCCGGGGCATACGGCGAAATGGACATTTCATCCGGTAGGTGCGCCTCATGACGCCAGAACGAACGGGTTAACGGAACAACCGTACCTTGTCTTTTATCGAACGGGCTTGAAAAAGGTTGCCGGGGGAGAGTCTGCCCAGCCAGTGGGCACCAATGTATCAACACTTTGGAAGACAAGCGGTCTCAAAATAGAGCAGACATCAGTGAAGATTCGCAATCGAGGAAACACAGCACAATCCTTTACAGTGGACACCAAAGTAAAAAATGTGACAAAACGCAAAGTAAATGTCACAAACTTGTGGGGCGTTGTATGGTTCAATCAGAACCCGCCAAACAAAGCGCCAATCAAGGATTCCTGGGATTGGAGCGCGCCGGGTGCTACAAGATTCATTACTTCTCCTCGCACAAATGGAAAGCAGTATATTGCTCCGGGACAGACGTTGGAGGTATACTTTGACTTAGTTGGTTCGTCCAAGTCGGACTTCCTGCACAGAACGCCTCATGTGGCGATTATCCAGCGTTAGGTTTCGGGAAAAGACGGTGAAGGAAACGTCTTTCTCGTTTCGTGCGCCTGAAGCGAGGGAATGACTGTGACAACTCGATTTAGTTTGAGCGAGCTGTCTGAAATGCTCGGTGTACCTGTTGACGTCGTCCGAACAGCTGTTGAGCACTTGGCTGGTCAGAAAGAACTTACCGCAGAGACCTTTGTCTACGGTCAGCGAAGTTGGCGTGTCGCTCCGAGTGATGTTAAGCGCTTACAGGATTGGATTCAGTCTGACGCGGGTGGAGAAAACCTTCGTGTTAAACGGCCCCAGAGGAGAATTAAGCGCAAACAGAAGGTAGAGGATAAATGAAGGGCACAGAGCAGTGCTTCTTTTTGTCTCGCTCTGAGCGCGTGAAATGGTCTCACCTCTGCATGCGTGAAATTGTACCTTGGTAGAATGTTGTACAATCATGAGTCACAGAACACGAAGCAGGAAAGGGGTTTTGTTGGAGTGAGAATCGGGGTACCTAGGGAAATCAAAAACAATGAGAACCGTGTCGCGATGACGCCGGCGGGCGTTCACAGTTTGGCGATTGCGGGTCACGAAGTTCTTATTGAAAGCAATGCGGGCGAGGGCAGTGGTTTCAGCGACGACGTCTATGTTGAAGCAGGCGCAGTTATCGTGCAGACAGCTGCAGAAGTATGGAACACCTCCGATATGGTCATGAAGGTCAAGGAGCCGCTTGAATCTGAATACCAGTATTTTCGTGAAGGACTTATTTTATTTACATATTTACACTTGGCGCCTTTGCCTGAACTAACGAGGGCCTTGCAAGACAATGGTGTGACTGCAATCGCCTACGAGACAGTGCAACTGCCAAACCGCAGTTTGCCCCTGCTTACACCTATGAGTGAAGTGGCAGGCAGAATGTCAATTCAGATTGGTGCTCACTTCTTGGAAAAGCCTCATGAGGGCCGCGGGGTTCTGCTTGGCGGCGTACCGGGTGTGCCCCCGTCGCGGGTCGTTATTGTTGGGGCTGGTACGGTCGGTGTCAATGCAGCCAGAATTGCCCTTGGTATGGGTGCACAAGTCACTATGCTGGATGTTAATATGACCCGTCTCGCATACATCGACGAAGTTTACGGGGGACGAATTCGCACTGTCATGTCCAACCCGTATAACCTCTACGACCAACTGGACGGATGTGATTTGCTGGTTGGGGCGGTTTTGATACCGGGATCACGTGCACCGAAAATTGTAACAGCAGATATGGTGGAAAAAATGAATAAGGGTGCTGTGATTGTGGACGTAGCCATCGATCAAGGCGGGTCTATTGAAACAATCGATCGCATTACAACCCACGACAATCCCACCTACGAACAGCACGGTGTGGTCCACTATGCGGTTGCAAACATGCCTGGAGCGGTTCCACGGACGTCTACCC
Proteins encoded in this window:
- the fabI gene encoding enoyl-ACP reductase FabI, yielding MSLLSGKTILVMGVANKRSIAWGIATSAYKQGARLAFTCLSEREKAKVESLVQEDMPGEEFPVVICNVAEDESLDAAFAELRTRVGVLHGVAHAVAFAKTEELQGEYADTSRDGYLLAQNISVYSLVGVARRARDLMTEGGSIVTLTYLGGERVVENYNVMGVAKAALDASMRYLAKDLGSQDIRVNAISSGPIRTVSAKGVHDFNKIVNTLAERAPLGRSTNQEEVGDVASFLFSNLGRGVTGEIIHVDGGFHILGF
- the pyrD gene encoding dihydroorotate dehydrogenase (quinone); this encodes MYPLIRNALFRMDAERAHITTMRLLSLFPSAAHWLTVTPRPSPLLQQSLWGLNFSHPVGLAAGLDKDGVAVNALFDAGFSFVEVGTVTPKEQPGNDKPRLFRLIEDGALINRMGFNNHGEAALRKNLLKKRRIGTVGINFGKNKITANDRAADDYVELMETLYPLGDYIVINVSSPNTPGLRDLQTEHSLIPLVERVLAKRDELYRAHEDTVQPHRPPVLVKLSPDLSDSAVQSLGKSLAGIGVDGFIATNTTLDRPKLLSANKLQSGGLSGRPLAQRSTQVIRLLYQATQGAIPIIGSGGVFSAEDAYEKICAGASLLQIYTAFIYKGPPVIAEIVTELEALLAHNGFHHITEAVGSKAEDHVSPDI
- a CDS encoding sigma-70 family RNA polymerase sigma factor is translated as MSEAKQDSTDIQLLNEWMNLFGTDVLNVAYSYIRNYAEAQDITQDVFLRAYRNMDKFRSESSVRTWLLSITVNRCKDYLRSWHHRNVAPEEDIEPTGVQETPEQRVVDSLEQEALWNEVGKLSVKYREVLTLFYLRDLSGQEIAQVLNISEQSVRTRLHRARKLLRNLLEEEGWNNESQS
- a CDS encoding anti-sigma factor; its protein translation is MNHNHEDRFEAELRHLKEIPFPKELQDRILREARQINRVPERSLRWRRNWTPWLAGVGGVGTAAALLVGVIGHRTHPTEQKLSTSGKGAAYNLQKSKLHVLNVQIGTIPGEPKDSSVKATIENTGTQTLNRSDVFGVLAFPRSVAQKSLLNSDSLTFVNGPQQPLAPGHTAKWTFHPVGAPHDARTNGLTEQPYLVFYRTGLKKVAGGESAQPVGTNVSTLWKTSGLKIEQTSVKIRNRGNTAQSFTVDTKVKNVTKRKVNVTNLWGVVWFNQNPPNKAPIKDSWDWSAPGATRFITSPRTNGKQYIAPGQTLEVYFDLVGSSKSDFLHRTPHVAIIQR
- the ald gene encoding alanine dehydrogenase: MRIGVPREIKNNENRVAMTPAGVHSLAIAGHEVLIESNAGEGSGFSDDVYVEAGAVIVQTAAEVWNTSDMVMKVKEPLESEYQYFREGLILFTYLHLAPLPELTRALQDNGVTAIAYETVQLPNRSLPLLTPMSEVAGRMSIQIGAHFLEKPHEGRGVLLGGVPGVPPSRVVIVGAGTVGVNAARIALGMGAQVTMLDVNMTRLAYIDEVYGGRIRTVMSNPYNLYDQLDGCDLLVGAVLIPGSRAPKIVTADMVEKMNKGAVIVDVAIDQGGSIETIDRITTHDNPTYEQHGVVHYAVANMPGAVPRTSTLALTNVTMPYALQLANKGAVAAVRENEALAKGVNVIGGKVTYKAVSDSLNLEYTDLMDVI